One window of the Pseudarthrobacter sp. ATCC 49987 genome contains the following:
- a CDS encoding NlpC/P60 family protein — MTTRANARHRAEVTKTNSLAVIAKAVGDNAGGMGRQAAVIAAASGLVLTSGIAANAAEANVQRESTSASTLEVQSATPATISAASTIAISYEKPAVTTSPAPVVEAPKPVVKVQETPTANTAKTAGTKVGAAGTAAPAVASGMGATIAAAAYAQIGVSQDCTALATNALAAAGINYHGWPAGYLSLGRTVSAAEAQPGDLAYYQNGGAGMAHIAVYVGNGMAVHGGWNGGTTSLQTVNVGSGPVFIRVGG, encoded by the coding sequence ATGACTACTCGTGCAAACGCACGGCACCGCGCCGAGGTCACCAAGACCAACTCGCTGGCCGTCATTGCCAAGGCTGTCGGCGACAACGCCGGCGGCATGGGCCGTCAGGCCGCAGTTATCGCTGCCGCTTCCGGCCTCGTCCTGACCAGCGGTATCGCAGCCAACGCTGCTGAGGCCAACGTCCAGCGCGAATCCACTTCGGCTTCCACGCTCGAAGTCCAGTCGGCCACCCCGGCGACCATCTCGGCAGCTTCCACCATCGCCATCTCCTACGAGAAGCCGGCCGTCACCACCTCCCCGGCACCGGTCGTCGAGGCCCCGAAGCCTGTCGTGAAGGTCCAGGAGACTCCCACGGCGAACACCGCCAAGACCGCCGGCACCAAGGTCGGCGCCGCCGGCACCGCTGCCCCGGCCGTCGCCAGCGGCATGGGCGCCACGATCGCCGCCGCTGCCTACGCCCAGATCGGCGTCAGCCAGGACTGCACCGCACTCGCCACGAACGCTCTGGCTGCTGCGGGCATCAACTACCACGGCTGGCCGGCAGGTTACCTGTCCCTCGGCCGCACCGTGAGCGCCGCCGAGGCACAGCCGGGCGACCTCGCGTACTACCAGAACGGTGGCGCCGGCATGGCCCACATCGCTGTATACGTCGGCAACGGCATGGCCGTTCACGGCGGCTGGAACGGTGGAACCACGTCCCTGCAGACTGTCAACGTCGGCTCCGGCCCGGTCT
- a CDS encoding M23 family metallopeptidase, with the protein MTTQTARGRRRASGPAPEPRPAVAVMADRPRDAHRDERRGRRSPFRQVTDFAAASGVGQKAGIALAATGLVLTVTVPATGPVMATNTGSSSGSVSAAVQPDVTAADAKIDFNRTAITTQGDPDGKLKQLLGAQSVGSITRAASSGSLGPPLDQMKTASPFGYRVSPITGGSGEFHRGQDYSAQCGTAVHAAASGTVTFTGWHPYGGGNRVVIDHGNGLETTYNHLSSSSVKVGQQVSRGDVVALSGTTGASTGCHLHFEVMVNGEVVDPTGWL; encoded by the coding sequence TTGACCACCCAGACCGCCAGGGGCCGACGTCGCGCGTCCGGTCCCGCACCGGAGCCGCGTCCGGCCGTCGCCGTCATGGCAGACCGCCCCCGTGACGCGCACCGCGATGAACGAAGAGGCCGCCGCAGCCCGTTCCGTCAGGTAACAGACTTTGCCGCCGCCAGCGGCGTTGGTCAAAAGGCCGGCATTGCGCTGGCCGCCACGGGTCTGGTCCTCACCGTCACGGTCCCCGCGACGGGCCCCGTGATGGCCACGAACACGGGTTCCTCCTCCGGATCCGTCTCGGCCGCCGTCCAACCGGACGTCACCGCCGCCGACGCCAAGATCGACTTCAACCGCACCGCTATCACCACCCAGGGTGACCCGGACGGAAAGCTCAAGCAGTTGCTGGGCGCCCAGTCCGTCGGCTCCATCACCCGGGCAGCCTCCTCGGGCAGCCTCGGCCCGCCCCTGGACCAGATGAAGACCGCGTCGCCCTTCGGCTACCGCGTCAGCCCCATCACCGGCGGCTCCGGGGAATTCCACCGCGGCCAGGACTACTCGGCCCAGTGCGGCACTGCCGTCCACGCTGCCGCGAGCGGCACCGTGACCTTCACGGGATGGCATCCCTACGGTGGCGGAAACCGGGTGGTGATCGATCACGGCAACGGCCTGGAGACCACCTACAACCACTTGTCCTCGTCCAGCGTCAAGGTGGGCCAGCAGGTCTCCCGCGGCGATGTCGTGGCGCTCAGCGGCACCACCGGCGCCTCTACGGGCTGCCACCTGCACTTCGAGGTCATGGTCAACGGCGAAGTCGTTGACCCGACCGGTTGGCTCTGA
- a CDS encoding metal-dependent transcriptional regulator, which translates to MTDLIDTTEMYLRTILELEEENIVALRARIAERLRHSGPTVSQTVGRMERDGLVVVSGDRHLELTETGRKRAIEVMRKHRLAERLLADVIGLDWAYVHEEACRWEHVMSERVERRIFELLNHPTVSPYGNPIPGLAELGGLPSQPLADGVVNLLEAMTGYGPDSTVRVNRLAEPIQVEPELLVQLDEGGIRPGALVSLERVGEYISVRVPDIEGALELPPEVAAHVFVTVS; encoded by the coding sequence ATGACGGATCTGATCGATACAACCGAGATGTATCTTCGGACCATTCTGGAACTTGAAGAAGAAAACATCGTCGCCCTCCGAGCCCGCATCGCCGAGCGGCTGCGCCACTCCGGACCCACTGTGTCCCAGACGGTCGGCCGGATGGAACGCGACGGACTGGTGGTTGTTTCCGGCGACCGGCACCTTGAACTGACGGAAACCGGCCGGAAACGCGCCATCGAAGTCATGCGCAAGCACCGTCTTGCCGAACGGCTGCTGGCTGACGTGATCGGGCTCGACTGGGCCTACGTCCACGAGGAAGCCTGCCGCTGGGAACACGTCATGAGCGAACGGGTCGAACGACGGATCTTCGAACTGCTCAACCACCCCACCGTCTCGCCCTATGGCAACCCGATTCCCGGCCTCGCGGAACTGGGCGGCCTGCCGTCCCAGCCCCTCGCGGACGGCGTCGTGAACCTGCTCGAAGCCATGACCGGCTACGGGCCCGATTCCACGGTCAGGGTTAACCGGCTTGCCGAGCCCATCCAGGTGGAACCGGAACTGCTGGTCCAGCTCGATGAGGGTGGCATCCGCCCGGGCGCCCTGGTGTCGCTGGAGCGTGTGGGGGAGTACATCTCGGTGCGGGTCCCCGACATCGAAGGTGCCCTGGAACTACCGCCCGAGGTCGCGGCCCACGTCTTTGTTACCGTCAGTTAA
- the serC gene encoding phosphoserine transaminase produces the protein MSDTSITIPANLLPKDGRFGAGPSKVRPEQMEALAAASNLLGTSHRQAPVKNLVGSVRTGLSQFFRAPEGYEVILGVGGSTAFWDIASFGLVENKAQHLSFGEFGSKFASATNNAPFLADSSIIKSEPGTRPAARAEAGVDVYAWPQNETSTGVAAPVRRVAGADEGSLVLVDATSAAGGLDVDVAEADVYYFAPQKNFASDGGLWLGLFSPAALERAARIKAGGRWIPDFLDLQTAIDNSRLNQTYNTPALATLVTLDAQVQWLNASGGLDFASARTADSAGRIYRWAEASEYATPFVAKAEDRSNVIATIDFDDSIDAAAIAKVLRANGIVDTEPYRKLGRNQLRIATFVAIEPDDVSALLECIDFVLGELKK, from the coding sequence GTGAGCGACACCAGCATCACGATTCCCGCAAACCTCCTTCCAAAGGACGGCCGGTTCGGCGCCGGGCCGTCCAAGGTCCGCCCGGAACAGATGGAAGCACTCGCAGCGGCCTCGAATCTGCTGGGAACATCCCACCGCCAGGCGCCGGTCAAGAACCTGGTGGGGTCGGTCCGGACCGGGCTCAGCCAGTTCTTCCGTGCTCCCGAGGGCTATGAGGTCATCCTGGGCGTCGGCGGATCAACCGCGTTCTGGGACATCGCCAGCTTCGGGCTGGTGGAGAACAAGGCACAGCACTTGTCCTTTGGCGAGTTTGGCTCGAAGTTCGCTTCCGCCACCAACAATGCACCGTTCCTGGCCGATTCCTCCATCATCAAGTCCGAGCCGGGCACCCGGCCGGCGGCCCGGGCCGAGGCCGGCGTCGACGTTTACGCCTGGCCCCAGAACGAGACGTCCACCGGTGTCGCCGCTCCGGTCCGGCGCGTGGCCGGCGCCGATGAAGGGTCCCTCGTCCTGGTTGACGCCACCTCGGCTGCCGGCGGGCTGGACGTCGACGTTGCGGAAGCGGACGTCTATTACTTCGCCCCGCAGAAAAACTTCGCGTCCGACGGCGGCCTCTGGCTTGGCCTGTTTTCCCCGGCAGCGCTGGAACGTGCGGCCCGGATCAAGGCCGGCGGCCGCTGGATCCCGGACTTCCTGGACCTCCAGACGGCGATTGACAACTCGCGGCTGAACCAGACCTACAACACCCCGGCCCTGGCCACGCTGGTCACCCTGGACGCCCAGGTCCAGTGGCTCAACGCCAGCGGCGGACTGGACTTCGCCTCGGCGCGCACGGCGGATTCGGCCGGAAGGATCTACCGATGGGCCGAGGCCTCGGAGTACGCCACCCCCTTTGTGGCGAAGGCTGAGGACCGCTCCAACGTGATCGCGACCATCGACTTCGATGACTCCATCGACGCCGCGGCGATCGCCAAGGTGCTGCGCGCCAACGGCATCGTGGACACCGAGCCGTACCGCAAGCTGGGCCGCAACCAGCTGCGGATCGCTACCTTCGTGGCGATCGAGCCGGATGACGTGTCGGCGCTGCTGGAGTGCATCGATTTCGTCCTGGGCGAGCTGAAGAAGTAG
- a CDS encoding MFS transporter, whose product MSTFKSLHILNYRIWFIGAVVSNIGTWMQRTAQDWLVFDHLTEHDASAMGITMALQLGPQLFLAPVAGLIADRFNRKQLLVLTQSAMAVLSAGLGILVISGAAQLWHVYGFALLLGVVSALDAPVRQTFVSELVRDEYLPNAVALNSASFNVARMIGPAVAGILTVAVGPGWVFLINTLTFVALLLSLWKIPTTSLRQLPRAAAGKGRIREGLRYVRFRPDIVVVLVAVFIVGTLGLNFVLFIAAMVGTEFGLDASAFGLMNSVMAVGSVAGALLSAGRKKPRLRFIFGAAGAFGVASGVAALAPSYFWFGVALVPVGLFAITMMTSANGYVQTTTDPVMRGRVMALYMAIFMGGTPIGAPFVGWVANVAGPRWSLSVAAASGLIAALIGLVWIVRAQHLRIRFDRRARGIHHFRVVSARTDGTGPGPGGGPDANGAGRGHKPDDAVER is encoded by the coding sequence ATGTCCACCTTCAAGTCCCTGCACATCCTGAACTACCGGATCTGGTTCATCGGGGCGGTCGTCTCCAACATCGGGACCTGGATGCAGCGCACAGCCCAGGACTGGCTGGTCTTTGACCACCTGACCGAGCACGATGCCAGCGCCATGGGCATCACGATGGCCCTGCAGCTCGGCCCCCAGCTCTTCCTCGCCCCCGTGGCCGGGCTGATTGCTGACCGCTTCAACCGCAAACAACTGCTCGTCCTGACCCAGTCCGCGATGGCTGTGCTGAGTGCAGGCCTCGGAATCCTCGTGATCTCAGGGGCCGCGCAGCTCTGGCATGTCTACGGCTTCGCGCTGCTGCTGGGCGTCGTGTCCGCACTCGATGCCCCCGTGCGGCAGACCTTCGTCTCCGAACTGGTCCGCGACGAGTACCTGCCCAACGCGGTGGCCCTCAACAGCGCCTCCTTCAATGTGGCCCGGATGATCGGACCCGCAGTGGCCGGCATCCTCACGGTTGCCGTGGGCCCGGGCTGGGTCTTCCTGATCAACACCCTGACCTTTGTGGCGCTGCTCCTGAGCCTGTGGAAGATCCCCACCACCTCGCTGCGCCAGCTGCCCCGGGCCGCGGCCGGCAAAGGCCGGATCCGGGAAGGGCTGCGCTACGTCCGGTTCAGGCCGGACATCGTGGTGGTGCTGGTCGCGGTCTTCATTGTGGGGACCCTGGGACTGAACTTCGTGCTGTTTATCGCGGCCATGGTCGGAACGGAATTCGGCCTGGATGCCAGCGCGTTCGGCCTCATGAACTCCGTCATGGCCGTTGGCTCCGTCGCCGGAGCCCTGCTGTCGGCCGGCCGCAAGAAGCCGAGGTTGCGGTTCATCTTCGGCGCGGCCGGAGCCTTCGGTGTGGCCTCCGGCGTCGCCGCGCTGGCCCCCAGCTACTTCTGGTTTGGCGTGGCGCTGGTTCCGGTGGGGCTCTTCGCGATCACGATGATGACAAGCGCCAACGGCTACGTGCAGACCACCACGGACCCCGTGATGCGTGGCCGGGTGATGGCGCTCTATATGGCAATCTTCATGGGCGGCACGCCCATCGGGGCGCCGTTTGTGGGGTGGGTCGCGAACGTCGCCGGTCCCCGCTGGTCCCTCAGCGTCGCCGCTGCTTCCGGTCTGATCGCTGCCCTGATCGGGCTGGTGTGGATTGTCCGGGCCCAACACCTGCGGATCCGGTTCGACCGCCGTGCCCGCGGGATCCACCACTTCCGCGTCGTGTCCGCCCGCACCGACGGGACCGGGCCGGGCCCCGGTGGAGGCCCCGACGCCAACGGCGCCGGCCGGGGACACAAACCGGACGACGCCGTCGAACGCTGA
- a CDS encoding DUF3027 domain-containing protein: MTPDPKKTGTKDGTRPRAGVPVWRTGKPDAFLAAAVDDARAALEGIAPAEQIGRHLAAKSEGDRLVTHLFESKLAGYGGWQWYAVLTRNSRSKVVTVDELGLLPSEDSILAPEWIPWAERVRPGDEQGDEESPEAAGAAPRQDAGEPGDAVATPGEAPEDYADDAPEDDSDDADGNADGAGDEYDADDVDNDDVDNDDVDNDDDPATAAGDDPDDELPAAQVD, from the coding sequence ATGACTCCGGATCCCAAAAAAACCGGGACCAAAGACGGCACCAGGCCACGCGCCGGGGTTCCCGTCTGGCGCACCGGCAAGCCCGATGCTTTCCTGGCGGCCGCCGTCGACGACGCGCGTGCCGCCCTCGAGGGCATCGCCCCCGCCGAACAGATCGGCCGGCATCTCGCGGCCAAGAGCGAAGGCGACCGCCTGGTCACGCACCTGTTCGAGTCCAAGCTGGCCGGCTACGGCGGCTGGCAGTGGTACGCCGTGCTGACCCGGAACTCCAGGTCAAAGGTTGTGACAGTCGATGAACTCGGCCTGCTGCCCTCCGAGGACTCGATCCTGGCGCCTGAGTGGATCCCGTGGGCAGAGCGTGTCCGCCCGGGCGATGAGCAGGGCGACGAGGAAAGCCCCGAAGCCGCCGGTGCGGCTCCGCGCCAGGACGCAGGCGAACCTGGCGACGCCGTCGCCACCCCCGGCGAGGCGCCCGAAGACTACGCTGACGACGCGCCGGAGGACGACTCGGACGACGCCGACGGCAACGCCGACGGCGCCGGCGACGAATACGACGCCGACGATGTTGACAACGACGATGTTGACAACGACGATGTTGACAACGACGATGACCCCGCAACGGCTGCCGGCGACGACCCGGACGACGAACTGCCCGCAGCGCAGGTTGACTAG
- a CDS encoding cold-shock protein yields the protein MPTGKVKWYDKEKGFGFLAGEDGQEVFLPKSALPEGVTELKAGTRVEFGVADGRKGAQALGLRVLDKTPSIAKAKRPSAKDLAPLVQDLVSVLDNLSGTLSAGKYPEGNKGKAIAVALRKVADELDA from the coding sequence GTGCCTACCGGCAAGGTCAAGTGGTATGACAAGGAAAAGGGCTTCGGATTCCTCGCGGGCGAGGACGGCCAGGAAGTCTTCCTGCCGAAGTCCGCGCTGCCCGAGGGCGTAACCGAGCTCAAGGCCGGCACCCGGGTTGAATTCGGCGTGGCCGACGGCCGCAAGGGCGCCCAGGCCCTGGGCCTGCGCGTGCTGGACAAGACGCCGTCCATCGCCAAGGCCAAGCGGCCCAGCGCGAAGGATCTTGCCCCGCTGGTGCAGGACCTCGTCAGCGTCCTGGACAACCTGTCCGGAACGCTGTCCGCGGGCAAGTACCCGGAAGGCAACAAGGGCAAGGCGATCGCGGTCGCCCTGCGTAAGGTTGCCGACGAGCTGGACGCGTAG
- a CDS encoding helicase-associated domain-containing protein, with amino-acid sequence MSLIRALSKELQARSDDSLRALFSARPDLISPGVPDFAALAARASGRVSVQRALERLNRPQMQVLETLHLCTNTDTGHSASAPMLKKLINGATLTAIEKMLHSLQELALVHRAEPPHGAAPAAGTKQRYYLPVGSLKDVIGIYPAGLGRSYTELVRLQPAFAQRVVQLVGELHHNGAAVSPAATPMEAALSLQHWTATPESLRQILETAPERTTALLARFGNWAMGAVPQAQRRASVLHEATDVGPVDWLLARGLLVPLDAAHVELPHSVGVALRGGFVIEKFALTPPAPRLGSTSAALRRNAALGAIAETLRLVGELLYIVRDQPLVTLRSGGVGVRELKRLADALRTEMHDAGVLAELCALAGLIRLDVDSSAWIQPAQLEWLTLPRQEQWLWLVNAWLASERAPSLVGQPVNGSAAVPALHRGLAGNTINALSAEAQRPDAPVVRKRILEILAELTAEAAAPDGQAPVLDAAAVLERADWAQPRMARRFSSLIRGVLAEAELLGLIGSGALSQIGAAIAAEQPDEAMGILGEHLPAALNHVLLQADLTAVAPGYLAPDLTEKLLTMADAEGQGPATIYRFSASSVRRALDSGQDAQGMLDFLGLHSATAIPQPLKYLIEDTAARHARLRVGSAASFIQSDDETALLELLNTPGASGLGLVRIAPTVLVSHAAPRETAQLLRSLGLSPAVEESGAGSIRLRRTTAVPGSVRPVYSAPRTAPPEADVDAQLAVLRNERTAADGTGGHPAAAPGSEEATQLGLETLQKAIRLKQRVVMNVVDGMGNAVRETVVPVAVNGGRVRVFDPAKETERVLSIHRIIDVEAAEESLQ; translated from the coding sequence ATGTCCCTGATCCGCGCGCTCAGCAAGGAACTGCAGGCACGCAGCGATGACTCGCTGCGGGCCTTGTTCTCCGCGCGGCCGGACCTCATTTCCCCTGGCGTGCCCGACTTTGCGGCCCTTGCGGCCCGCGCCAGCGGCCGGGTCAGCGTCCAGCGCGCCCTGGAACGGCTCAACCGCCCGCAGATGCAGGTCCTCGAAACCCTGCACTTATGCACGAACACGGACACCGGGCACAGCGCCTCCGCCCCGATGCTGAAGAAGCTGATCAACGGCGCCACGCTCACCGCGATTGAAAAGATGCTGCACTCGCTCCAGGAACTGGCCCTGGTCCACCGGGCCGAACCGCCGCACGGCGCCGCGCCGGCCGCCGGCACTAAGCAGCGCTACTACCTGCCCGTGGGCAGCCTCAAGGACGTGATCGGGATCTACCCGGCCGGTCTGGGGCGCAGCTACACCGAACTCGTGCGGCTCCAGCCGGCCTTCGCGCAACGCGTCGTGCAGCTGGTCGGGGAACTGCACCACAACGGCGCGGCTGTCTCCCCCGCGGCCACCCCGATGGAGGCGGCACTGTCGCTGCAGCACTGGACGGCCACGCCGGAATCCCTCCGGCAGATCCTGGAGACCGCCCCGGAACGCACCACGGCGCTGCTCGCACGGTTCGGGAACTGGGCCATGGGCGCCGTTCCCCAGGCGCAACGGCGCGCGTCCGTGCTGCACGAGGCCACCGACGTCGGGCCGGTGGACTGGCTCCTGGCCCGCGGGCTGCTGGTGCCGCTGGACGCCGCCCACGTGGAGCTTCCGCACAGCGTCGGGGTCGCTTTGCGGGGCGGCTTTGTCATCGAGAAGTTTGCGCTGACTCCCCCGGCCCCGCGGCTGGGATCCACGTCCGCCGCACTGCGCCGCAACGCCGCACTGGGCGCCATCGCCGAAACCCTGCGGCTGGTGGGCGAACTGCTCTACATCGTCCGCGACCAGCCCCTCGTCACCCTGCGCAGCGGCGGTGTGGGCGTCCGGGAACTCAAGCGCCTGGCGGACGCGCTGCGGACCGAAATGCACGACGCCGGCGTGCTCGCGGAATTGTGCGCCCTGGCCGGCCTGATCCGGCTGGACGTGGACAGTTCCGCCTGGATCCAGCCCGCGCAGCTTGAGTGGCTGACGCTTCCGCGGCAGGAGCAGTGGCTCTGGCTGGTCAATGCCTGGCTCGCCAGCGAGCGGGCGCCCTCCCTCGTGGGACAGCCCGTCAACGGCTCGGCCGCGGTCCCGGCCCTCCACCGCGGCCTGGCCGGCAACACCATCAACGCGCTCTCGGCCGAAGCCCAGCGTCCGGACGCCCCCGTGGTCCGGAAACGGATCCTGGAAATCCTGGCCGAGCTGACCGCGGAGGCCGCCGCCCCGGACGGGCAGGCGCCGGTGCTGGACGCCGCCGCCGTGCTGGAGCGCGCCGACTGGGCCCAGCCCCGGATGGCCCGGCGTTTCAGCTCGCTGATCCGGGGGGTCCTGGCCGAGGCCGAGCTGCTGGGACTCATCGGCTCGGGTGCGCTGAGCCAGATCGGGGCGGCCATCGCGGCAGAACAGCCCGATGAGGCGATGGGAATCCTGGGCGAACACCTGCCGGCCGCCCTGAACCACGTCCTGCTCCAGGCCGACCTCACGGCAGTGGCACCGGGCTACCTGGCGCCGGACCTGACCGAAAAGCTCCTCACCATGGCCGACGCCGAGGGCCAGGGGCCCGCCACGATCTACCGCTTCTCGGCGTCCTCGGTCCGGCGCGCGCTCGACTCGGGCCAGGATGCCCAGGGCATGCTGGACTTCCTGGGCCTGCACTCGGCCACGGCCATCCCGCAGCCGCTGAAGTACTTGATCGAGGACACCGCCGCCCGGCACGCCAGGCTGCGGGTGGGGTCCGCCGCGAGCTTCATCCAGAGCGACGACGAGACGGCCCTCCTGGAGCTGCTCAACACTCCCGGCGCCTCCGGACTGGGTTTGGTCCGGATCGCGCCCACGGTGCTGGTCTCGCACGCCGCTCCGCGGGAAACAGCCCAGCTGCTCCGGAGCCTGGGGCTGTCCCCCGCGGTGGAAGAATCCGGGGCCGGGAGCATCCGGCTGCGCCGCACCACTGCCGTGCCCGGAAGTGTCCGGCCGGTCTACAGCGCCCCGCGCACCGCGCCTCCGGAGGCCGACGTCGACGCCCAGCTGGCGGTCCTGCGCAACGAACGGACTGCCGCGGACGGCACCGGCGGTCATCCCGCCGCGGCCCCCGGCAGCGAGGAAGCAACCCAGCTCGGGCTGGAAACCCTGCAGAAGGCGATCCGGCTCAAACAGCGCGTGGTGATGAACGTCGTCGACGGCATGGGGAATGCCGTGCGGGAAACGGTTGTTCCGGTAGCTGTGAACGGCGGACGGGTGCGGGTTTTCGATCCGGCGAAGGAAACCGAACGCGTATTGTCCATCCACCGGATTATTGACGTAGAAGCCGCAGAGGAATCGCTCCAGTGA
- a CDS encoding DNA repair helicase XPB, which translates to MNDGPLIVQSDKTILLEVDHELATEARHAIAAFAELERAPEHIHSYRLTPLGLWNARAAGLDAEKVLDTLLKYSRFPVPHSLLIDVEETMSRYGRLRLEKDPQHGLVMRTSDYPVLEEVSRAKKIAPLLGPRIDGETVVVHSSQRGQLKQLLLKIGWPAEDLAGYVDGTPHPIMLNQTGWKLRPYQQLAMENFWAGGSGVVVLPCGAGKTLVGAAAMATSSTTTLILVTNTVSARQWKDELLKRTSLTEEEIGEYSGSVKEVRPVTIATYQVLTTKRGGLYPHLELVDGNDWGLIIYDEVHLLPAPIFRMTADLQARRRLGLTATLIREDGREGEVFSLIGPKRYDAPWKDIEAQGYIAPADCVEVRIDLPRDERVAYAMAEDADKYRLCATSESKTLVVEQLVAEHAGEQLLVIGQYIDQLDEIGERLQAPVIKGDTSVKERQKLFDAFRAGEVQTLVVSKVANFSIDLPEASVAIQVSGSFGSRQEEAQRLGRLLRPKKDGRAARFYSLVARDTLDQEFAAKRQRFLAEQGYAYRIMDAKDVGTAS; encoded by the coding sequence GTGAACGATGGACCGCTGATCGTCCAGAGTGACAAGACCATCCTGCTCGAAGTGGACCACGAACTTGCCACCGAGGCACGCCACGCCATCGCCGCGTTCGCAGAGCTGGAACGTGCCCCCGAGCACATCCACAGCTACCGGCTTACTCCGCTGGGCCTCTGGAATGCCCGGGCGGCCGGCCTGGACGCCGAAAAGGTGCTGGACACGCTGCTGAAGTACTCCCGGTTCCCGGTTCCGCATTCCCTGCTCATCGACGTCGAAGAGACCATGTCCCGGTACGGCCGGCTGCGGCTCGAAAAGGACCCCCAGCACGGCCTTGTGATGCGCACCTCCGACTATCCGGTGCTGGAGGAGGTCAGCCGCGCCAAGAAGATCGCCCCGCTGCTGGGCCCGAGGATCGACGGCGAGACCGTCGTGGTGCACTCCTCCCAGCGCGGGCAGCTCAAGCAGCTGCTGCTCAAGATCGGCTGGCCGGCCGAGGACCTGGCCGGCTACGTCGACGGCACGCCGCACCCGATCATGCTCAACCAGACCGGCTGGAAGCTCCGCCCCTACCAGCAGCTGGCGATGGAGAATTTCTGGGCCGGCGGCAGCGGCGTCGTCGTGCTTCCCTGCGGAGCCGGCAAAACGCTCGTGGGTGCCGCCGCGATGGCCACCAGTTCCACCACCACCCTGATCCTGGTCACCAACACGGTGTCCGCCCGGCAATGGAAGGACGAGCTGCTCAAGCGGACGTCCCTTACCGAGGAGGAGATCGGCGAGTACTCCGGCTCCGTCAAGGAAGTCCGTCCCGTCACCATCGCCACGTACCAGGTCCTGACCACCAAGCGGGGCGGGCTCTACCCCCACCTGGAGCTGGTGGACGGCAACGACTGGGGACTGATCATCTATGACGAGGTCCATCTCCTGCCCGCCCCGATCTTCCGGATGACCGCGGACCTGCAGGCGCGCCGCAGGCTCGGCCTCACCGCCACGCTGATCCGGGAGGACGGCCGCGAGGGCGAAGTCTTCAGCCTGATCGGGCCCAAGCGCTACGACGCGCCGTGGAAGGACATCGAGGCGCAGGGCTACATCGCGCCCGCCGACTGCGTCGAGGTCCGGATCGACCTGCCCCGCGACGAACGTGTGGCCTATGCGATGGCCGAGGACGCGGACAAGTACCGGCTCTGCGCAACGTCCGAGTCCAAGACCCTGGTGGTGGAACAGCTGGTGGCCGAGCATGCCGGCGAGCAGCTGCTGGTGATCGGCCAGTACATCGACCAGCTGGACGAGATCGGCGAGCGCCTGCAGGCGCCGGTGATCAAGGGCGACACGTCCGTCAAGGAACGCCAGAAGCTCTTTGATGCCTTCCGCGCCGGCGAGGTGCAGACCCTGGTGGTGTCCAAGGTGGCCAACTTCTCCATCGACCTGCCGGAGGCGTCGGTCGCGATCCAGGTGTCCGGCTCCTTCGGCTCCCGGCAGGAAGAGGCCCAGCGCCTCGGCCGGCTGCTGCGCCCCAAGAAAGACGGCCGGGCCGCACGGTTCTACTCCCTCGTGGCCAGGGACACGCTGGACCAGGAGTTCGCCGCCAAGCGCCAGCGCTTCCTGGCCGAGCAGGGCTACGCCTACCGGATCATGGACGCCAAGGACGTCGGGACCGCAAGCTAG
- a CDS encoding response regulator transcription factor — MKKTGPEAKLLVVDDEPNIRELLSTSLRFAGFEVVSASNGREALAAADLHSPDLAVLDVMLPDMDGFTVTRRLRAAGKHFPVLFLTAKDDTEDKVMGLTVGGDDYVTKPFSLDEVVARIRAVLRRTQPLQDDDAVIRVDDLELDDDAHEVRRGGTVIELSPTEFKLLRYLMLNPNRVLSKAQILDHVWEYDFNGDASIVESYISYLRRKVDIDPDAPALIQTKRGVGYVLRTAEKR, encoded by the coding sequence ATGAAAAAGACCGGACCAGAAGCCAAGCTGCTCGTCGTCGACGATGAACCCAACATCCGCGAGCTGCTGTCAACGTCGCTGCGCTTTGCCGGCTTTGAAGTCGTCTCGGCGTCCAACGGCCGGGAAGCCCTGGCGGCGGCGGATCTCCACTCCCCGGATCTGGCCGTCCTGGACGTGATGCTGCCTGACATGGACGGCTTCACCGTCACCCGCCGGCTGCGCGCCGCAGGCAAGCACTTCCCCGTCCTCTTCCTGACCGCCAAGGATGACACCGAAGACAAGGTCATGGGCCTGACGGTGGGCGGCGACGACTATGTCACCAAGCCGTTCAGCCTCGACGAGGTCGTGGCACGCATCCGCGCCGTCCTGCGCCGCACGCAGCCGCTGCAGGATGACGATGCGGTCATCCGCGTCGATGACCTCGAACTCGACGACGACGCCCACGAGGTCCGCCGCGGCGGGACGGTCATCGAACTGTCCCCGACCGAATTCAAGCTCCTGCGCTACCTCATGCTGAATCCCAACCGCGTGCTGTCCAAGGCCCAGATCCTGGACCACGTCTGGGAATACGACTTCAACGGGGACGCCTCGATCGTGGAGTCCTACATCTCCTACCTGCGCCGCAAGGTCGACATTGATCCCGACGCCCCGGCCCTGATCCAGACCAAACGGGGCGTGGGCTACGTGCTGCGGACGGCCGAGAAGCGCTGA